One Hyla sarda isolate aHylSar1 chromosome 11, aHylSar1.hap1, whole genome shotgun sequence genomic window carries:
- the CHRM5 gene encoding muscarinic acetylcholine receptor M5, which yields MESNTTSFNHTNGTITLKAHSLWEVITIATVSAVVSLITIVGNILVMVSFKVNSQLKTVNNYYLLSLACADLIIGIFSMNLYTSYILIGHWSLGSLACDLWLALDYVASNASVMNLLVISFDRYFSITRPLTYRAKRTPKRAGIMIGLAWFISFILWAPAILCWQYFVGERTVPPGECQIQFLYEPIITFGTAIAAFYIPVSVMTILYCRIYKETEKRTKDLAELQGSESVADFEMMRPQGALLKSCFSCKQQTLTKRERCQASWSSSSRSASATVKISHSPNICNEWAKEDQLTTCSSYPSSDDEDKQSKEAVFQGVYKNQTAAQKEEETKHILTKEQPVLNDYDNERFFLTPGKSQAQKSQKCVSYKFRIVVNDDGSQEVNNGCRKVKITPCSSMSKGHSLRSMDPHFSNHMTKRKRMVLIKERKAAQTLSAILLAFIITWTPYNIMVLVSTFCYNCIPSTLWHLGYWLCYVNSTVNPICYALCNKTFRKTFKMLLLCRWKKKRVEEKPYWYGQQPPIHNKLP from the coding sequence ATGGAATCAAACACCACTTCCTTTAATCACACCAATGGGACAATAACCTTGAAAGCTCACAGCCTCTGGGAAGTTATCACTATTGCCACAGTCAGTGCTGTTGTCAGTCTGATAACGATAGTAGGAAATATCCTTGTCATGGTTTCCTTTAAGGTAAACAGTCAGCTAAAGACTGTGAACAATTATTACCTGCTAAGTTTGGCTTGTGCGGACCTCATCATTGGCATCTTCTCAATGAATCTCTACACATCTTACATATTAATTGGTCACTGGTCCTTGGGTAGCCTGGCATGTGACCTATGGCTAGCCCTGGATTATGTGGCTAGTAATGCCTCTGTAATGAACCTGTTAGTAATTAGTTTTGACAGGTACTTTTCTATAACACGGCCATTAACTTATAGAGCAAAACGCACACCTAAGAGGGCAGGGATCATGATTGGACTGGCATGGTTCATTTCCTTCATTTTGTGGGCTCCGGCAATTCTCTGCTGGCAATATTTTGTTGGGGAGCGCACAGTGCCACCTGGAGAATGTCAGATACAGTTTCTTTATGAACCTATAATCACTTTTGGAACGGCCATTGCTGCCTTTTATATCCCAGTGTCTGTGATGACCATTTTATACTGCCGAATTTATAAAGAAACCGAAAAACGCACCAAAGATTTGGCTGAGTTGCAGGGTTCTGAGTCAGTGGCAGATTTTGAGATGATGAGGCCACAGGGGGCACTGCTAAAATCCTGTTTTAGCTGTAAGCAGCAAACACTCACCAAAAGAGAACGGTGCCAGGCCTCATGGTCATCATCCAGTCGTAGTGCCTCTGCTACAGTCAAGATCTCCCACAGCCCCAACATCTGTAATGAGTGGGCTAAAGAGGACCAGCTGACAACCTGCAGTAGCTACCCCTCTTCAGATGATGAGGACAAACAATCTAAGGAAGCTGTCTTTCAGGGTGTTTATAAGAACCAAACTGCAGCTCAAAAGGAAGAAGAAACCAAGCACATTCTTACAAAAGAACAGCCGGTGCTAAATGATTATGATAATGAAAGATTTTTCTTAACTCCCGGTAAAAGTCAAGCACAAAAAAGTCAAAAGTGCGTCTCTTACAAATTTAGAATTGTAGTGAATGATGATGGATCTCAAGAAGTCAATAATGGTTGcagaaaagtaaaaatcactCCTTGCTCATCTATGTCCAAAGGACACTCTTTGAGAAGCATGGATCCACACTTCAGTAACCATATGACCAAACGTAAGAGAATGGTTCTTATCAAAGAGCGCAAAGCAGCACAAACATTAAGTGCTATTCTCCTAGCTTTTATCATCACATGGACTCCCTACAACATCATGGTTCTGGTTTCAACCTTTTGCTATAACTGCATCCCATCCACACTCTGGCACCTGGGGTACTGGTTGTGTTACGTCAATAGTACAGTCAACCCTATTTGCTATGCTCTTTGTAACAAAACCTTTCGTAAGACATTTAAAATGTTGCTGCTATGTCGGTGGAAAAAGAAAAGGGTAGAGGAAAAACCATATTGGTATGGTCAACAACCTCCAATTCATAACAAGCTGCCTTGA